From the Streptomyces sp. SN-593 genome, the window ACTCGACGGACCGACCGGTCCCGCACGCGCCGGTCCGCGCCTGCGCACGGACCCGCCCCTACGGCGGCCTTCCCGAGTGAACGCCCGCCGCGCACTGCCTCCCATCCGGACTTTCACCGTCGGTCCAGGAGTTTCACCTGGTCAACCGACCGCTGGCTGCGGCCGGGTCGCGGACTGTAACCGCCGGTTCGGAATTGCACCGACCCCGGAGTGCGCGAACGTCACTACTGCGATCAAGTCTGCCACGGGGGCGCGGCCCGGCTCCACCCCCTTCTTGTGCGCTCGCTCACACGGGCGCGCCGAGGGGCGCGCGGCCGCGCGGGCGGAAGGGCGGGCGAACCGCCGCACAAGGGACGAGGGTCCCACGGGGTGCGCGGCAGGGGGCTCCGGGACGTGCGGGGCGCGCGGAACATCCGGGATGCCCGAGTCGGGGGCTCGACCGCCGGCCGACCGCGTGGCGGGGCGGGAGCGAGCGGTCCGGCGGATGCGCACGGGGGAATCGAACCCGCCGGACCGTGTCTCCACGTTAGCGCGCCCTCACGGAACGTCCGAGACCGAGTCGGACAAATACAGTCGCGCGAACACGCCATGGCACAGGCGCGCGCATCTCCCTTGCCAGGCAAGGGAGTTGACCCTCAGGCACAGGCGGACACCGGGGGCCGCCACCCGCCGGGGCGGGCCCGTCCGGCGACAGGACCCCCGGCCCCGCGGCGGGCACCACCCCCGCCGCCGGCCCCCTCCGGCGCGGCGCGGGACCTCGCGGTGGCGCGCCGGCCCCCCACCGGGGTCCACCCGGAGCACCGCGCCTCCGGGCGCCGCACCGCCACCGCGTGATCGCCCCGCGGGCGCGCGAGCGGCGGTCGCCGGCGACGCGTGGCGACGGTCCCGGCGGGAACCGGCCCGCGGGCGCGTCCGGCCGCGGGTCCTTCGGCCAGGCGACCTCGGGTCCCTCGACCGGACGACCTCGGCTCCTTCGGCCGCGGGCGACCTCGGGTCCCTCGGCCGGACGGTCGCGCGGCGGCATCCAGGGACCGGCGCTCCCCGGATCGGCTCGTCTCTCCCGCCCCGCCCCGGCCCGGCGCACGGTGGGAGGCGACCCCGGCGGGGCACCGGTCGGCAGCCGCCGGCCACGGCCCCGCGGGGTCGGACACCGGACACTTGCGAGGAGCACGTCATGAGGATTCTGGTCACCGGAGCCACCGGCCAGGTGGGCCGCAGGTTCGTCCCCCGGCTGATGCAGCGCGCCGGGCGCGGGGACGACACCGTACGGGTGCTGGTCCGCGACGAGGCGCGCGCGGAGCCGTTCACCCGGCTGGGGGCGGAGGCCGTGGTGGGCGAGCTGCGCGACGGCGCCGACGTGCGCAGGGCCGTCGAGGGGGTCGACGCGGTGGTCAACGTCGCGGCGTCCTTCCGCGGCGTGCCCGACGAGGAGGTGTGGGCGGTCAACCGCGACGCGGCGCTCGACCTCGGCCGGGCCGCGGTCGAGGCGGGCGCGCGACGGTTCGTGCAGGTCAGCACCAACCGGGTGTACGGCGCCGGGCGCGGCCGCCCCGCCCTGGAGGACGACGGACCGCTGGCCGGCAACAGCCGGCTCCCGGGCACCGCCTACCCCGACTCCAAGTGGGCGGCCGAGACCGGACTGCTCGCCCTGGACGGCCTCGACCTGCGCATCGGCCGCCTCGCCTTCGTCTACGGCGAGGGCGACCCGCACCTGGACAACGCCCTGCCCTGGGCCAAGGCGTGGCCCGGGCACCAGCGCCTCCAGATGGTCCACCACGCCGACGTCGGGCAGGCGCTGCTGCGGCTGCTGTACGTCCCCGGGCTGGCCGGGCGGATCTACAACATCGCGGACGACGCGCCCGTCACCTCCGTCGACCTGCTCTGGCTGGGCGGCGTCGAGCCCTCCCCCGAGGCCGCCGACCGCGTGGTCACGGACCCCTGGGACGGTGTCGTCTCCACCGCGCGCATCCGCGACGAGCTGGGCTTCCGGCCGATCTACCCCTCGGTGTGGACCGCGCGGGACGCGGGCGCGCTGTGACCCGCCGGGAGTGCGGTCCGGGCGCGCTGTGACCCGCCGGGAGTACGGCCCGGACCCGCCGTGACCCGCGGGACTCCCGGTCCGGGCCTCGCCGACGGGCCGGGGCAGGCAGGCGAGGCGGCCGGGGACAGCCGGGGGCAGGGGGCGAATCGTTTCGCCGGCGCGTCGGCCGTCACGGCGACATCGCCGCGCGGCGCGGGAGGCGGCGGCGGGGCGGTGCGGAAGCTGGGGGGATGACGACGACGGCACAGTGGAGCGCGCCGGGTGACGTGGCGGACGTGGTGGGGCGGATGCGGGCGCTGGCGGTACGGCTGCCGCCTGCGGACGGGGTCGCGGTGTTCAACCGGGTGTACCTGGCGGTCACCGAGGAGTTCGCCCGCCGGCTGGGCCGCGGCCGCTTCTCCGACGGCCCCGAGGCGGCGGAGCTGGCGGTGCTGTTCGCCGGGCGGTACCTGGCGGCCGTCGAAGGCGCGGGCGGTCCCGAGGCGGAGGCCGGAACCGGGGCCGGAACCGGGGTCGGGACCGGGTCCGGGTCCGGGGCCGGAACCGGGGTCGGGACCGGGACGGAGACGTGGGCCGGGACCGGGGACGTGACCGGGGGCGCCGCGGACGGCAGCGGCGGTGCCCCCGCCTGCTGGCGCCCGCTGCTGCGGGCCCGGGCCGACCCGGACGTCCGGCCGCTCCAGTTCGCTCTCGCCGGCATCACGGCCCATGTCGGCCACGACCTCGCGCTGGCCGTGGTCGACACCTGCCGGGCCACCGGCCGCTCCCCCGCCGCGGTCGCCCCCGACTACGCCGAGGTGGGCGCGGTGCTCACCGCCATCGAGGTCCGGGTCCGGGAGGAACTGATGCCCGGCCCCGACCTCCTGGAGCGTTTCGACCCGCTCACCCACGCCGTCGCGTCGTGGTCCCTGGCCCGCGCGCGGGACGGCGCGTGGGCCACGGCCCGGCTGCTGTGGGCGCTGCGCGACCGCGGGGAGGCGTACGCCGACTGCGCCCACGGCCTCGACGCGTCCGTCGGGGCGATGGCCTGTGCCCTGCTCGCGCCGTTCCCGGTCGGCGCCGACCGCCTCGCCCGGCGGCCGGCGCTCGGCGTGTCCCACCCGGACCCGGCGGCACGGGCGGCGCAGGCGGCTCCGCCCCTCCCGGTCCTGCCGATCCTGCCGATCCTGCCGGTCCCGGGGTCCCAGTGGTCTCAGTCCTCCGGCAGCAGCACCGGCGCGATCTCGTCGTAGCGGTCGCCGGGGCCGGGGTTGAGCGGGTCGGTGGCGCCGCCGAGGTGGTGCATGACGCCCCACACCGCGTTGAGCGCGGTCTGCACCGCGCCCTCGGCCCAGCCGGCGGTCCAGGACACGTCGTCCCCGGCGAGGAAGATGCCGCGCTGGTCCGCGGGCAGCAGGTCCTGCACGAAGTGCGTGAACAGCCGCCGCTGGTAGCGGTAGTGGCCGGGCAGGTTGGCCTTGAACGCGCCCATGAAGTAGGGCTCGTCCTCCCAGGACACCGTGACCGGGTTGCCGATGACGTGCTTCCTGATGTCCACCCCGGGGTAGATCTCGCCGAGCGACTTGAGCATGACCTCCATCCGCTCGTGCGCGCTCAGCGGCAGCCACTTCGAACTGTCGTCGCACCAGGTGTACGACAGGCAGATCACCGCCGGCCGGTCCGGTCCGTCGTCGAGCAGGTAGGTGCCGCGCGTCATCCGGTCGGTGAGTGTCATCGACATGGTGTCGCGGCCGGTGCGCGGGTCCTGGTCGAGCCAGAACGGCCGGTCGACCGGGACGAAGAGCTTGCTGGACTCCATGTAGTGGGTGCGCTCGATCGCGGTCCAGTGGTCGATCGGGAAGAGCGACTCGTCGCAGGAGATCTTCGACAGCAGCATCCAGCTCTGCGCGGTGAACACCGCCGCCCGGTAGCTGCGGATGTCGCCGGTGGCGTCGGTGACGGTGATCCGGTTGCCCGCGGTGCGGTGCAGCCCGGTGACCGCCGGGCGCGGGACACCGCCGTGCAGCGAGCGCAGCGAGGTGCCGCGCGGCCAGTGCAGCAGCTTGTCCGGCTCGCGTTCCCACAGCCGCAGCGGGAGCTGCCGGCTGCCGCCCACGATGCTGTGGTGGTCGTCGTCGGCGCCGGTGTAGACCACCCGCAGGATCTCCAGGATCGAGTTCGGGAAGTCGGTGTCCCAGCCGCCGGTGCCGAAGCCGACCTGGCCGAAGATCTCCCGGTGCCGGAAGGACGCGAACTGCGGTGCGGCGCACAGGAATCCGTAGAAGGTCTGGTTGTCCAGGCGCTCGACCAGACCGGACCAGATCTCCCTGATCCTCGGTACGTCCCTGGCGCGCAGCGCCTGCTGCATCGCGGAGAAGTCGGCGCCCTCCTCCAGGCAGGCGTTCCAGGCGCGCATCACCTGGTGGTAGACCTCGGGCAGGTCGTCGACCGACGTGGCGTAGTGCGATCGGCCCTTGAGGTCCACGACGGTCGAAGGGGTGCAGGGCGCCAGCGGGTTGGGGAACGGCCGGGTGGCCAGCCCCACCAGGTCGATGTAGTGCCGCAGCGCGGTGGAGGACGGCGGGAAGCGCATCGCGCCCATCTCCGCGGTCAGCGCGCCCGGTTCGCCCACCGCGCCGAACCCGTCGAAGGCGACCGTCCGCAGCCGGCCGCCGATCTCGCCCGCCTCGTAGAGCACCGGCCGCAGGCCCATCCGCATCAGCTCGTAGGCGGTCACGAGGCCGGACAGGCCGCCGCCGATCACGGCGACCTCGGTGCCGTGCGCGGTGGGCGGCACCGATCCGAGCCCGGCGGGGTGCGCGAGGAAGTCGTCGTAGGCGAAGGGGAAGTCGGGGCCGAACATGGTGACGGGGGGTTCGGCCTGGGCGCGGGCGTGTCCTTCGTCGTGGATCGCGGTGGGCACGGACGTCATCGGGCGGTTCTCCTGGCGGCGAGCGAGCCGTACAACTCGGGGCGGCGGTCGGTCAGATACGGGTTCTGCTCGCGGGTGGTGCGCAGCAGGTCCAGGTCGACGTCGGCGACGAGGAGTTCGGGGCCCGCGCCGGCCCGGGCGCGCACCACGCCGTCGGGCCCGGCCAGGCAGCTACCGCCGACGAAGTCGTAGTCGCCCTCGGGGCCGCAGCGGTTGACGTAGGCGATGTACATGCCGTTCTCGAACGCCCGTACCGGCAGCAGCGTTTCGGGCACGAACTCGTACGGGCGCATCAACGCGGTGGGGACGACGAGCAGTTCGGTGCCGGCCAGCGCGTGCGCGCGGACCGCCTCGGGGAACTCGACGTCGTAGCAGATCAGCAGGCCGATCCGGACGCCGTCCAGGGTGGCCTGGACCAGCGGGCGGTCGCCGGGGGTGAACACGGAGCGCTCGTAGTCGCCGAACAGGTGGGTCTTGCGGTAGTCGGCCAGCACGCTGCCGTCCGGCCCGGTGAGCCGGGCGGCGTTGTGGACGCGGTCGCCGTCCAGCTCGGGGTAGCCGTGCACGATGGCGACGGCGTGCCGTGCGGCGATGCCGGCGATGTGCCGCGCGGCGGGCCCTCCGGCCGGTTCCGCCACCTCGGCGACGGCGTCCCCGAGGGCGTAGCCGGTCAGGAACATCTCGTCGGTCACCAGCAGCCGCGCGCCGCGCGCCGCCGCCTCGGCGGCCGCCTGCTCCAGCGCCGCGAGGCTCTCCCGCGTGCTCGCGGGCAGCCCGCGGGGGCCCTGCAACAGCCCGGTCCGCAACGCTTCCACCGTTCCCCGCCTCCTGGCGACCGGATACGCCCCGCCGCGGCCCTCCGCGGCTCAGCCGGTCCCCTCCGTCCTCCGGCGGCGACAAGGCGCGAACATTGCGCCTGTGGCCCCGATCCGTTGCGTCCCGCCGGGCAGGAACGGCGATGTGTTGCGCGCACGCGGGCGCCCACCCCGGTGAAGGGGTGGGCGCCCGTCCGGATCGCCTGAGGCGGCTCAGACGGAGCCTTCCTCGTCCGTGGACTTGGCGGAGCGCTCGGTGCCGGGCTCACCGGTCATCTCGGTCTCGATCCGCTCCTTGCGGACCCGGCCGTGCACCCGGCGCTGCTCGGTGTGCTCCTCGACGCGCATCCGCACCCGCTCCTTGGCCACGACCTCGGTCTCGACCACGGGCTTGTCCTCGTGGAGCGTGACGACCCGCTCGGACTCGGTGATGTCGCCGGCGCGGGCGCCGCGGTCCGCCTCGGCGATCGGCGTGCGTTCGAGGCGTACCTCCTCGTGGACGATCGGTACGGTCTCCTCGACCTCCTCCACGTCGACGTACTTGTGCAGCCGGGCCTTGCCGGTCGCCTGGCGCTCGACCCTGACGTGCATCTCCTCCTCGGAGCGGGTCATCGCCTCCTCGCTGTCCGCGGCCCGCGCGTCCGCGGAGCCGATGCGCTCGGCCGCGCCGGTGCGGCCCGCCGCGTAGGCGGCGGTGCCGGTGCCCGCCTCGCTGCCGGACATCTCCGGGTCGGTGGCCTTGCCGGACGCGGTGCCCGAGTCCGCCATGTCCGCGCGGTCGCGGCGGGCGTGCCGACCGCGCCCGGCGGCGCCGGCCGCGCCCGCCGCCCCGGCCGCGCCCCCGGCGGCCGCGGCCTTCTCGCCGGTGCCGCTCTTCGTCCCCGCCTCGGGCGAGCCGGAGTCGCCACGCGTCTCCAGGCCGTAGTAGCGGTACAGGTGCCGTTCCTCCTCGGCGGACAGGTGCCCGCCGGAGTCCACGTCGACGTTGGGCGCGCCCTTGACCTTGTCCTTCTCGTACGGCACCTCGACGTGGTCCTGCACGATCTTCGCGGCGCGGGTCGGCACGAACGTCTCGTTGTTGCCGAAGAAGCCGGTTTTGACCGTCACCCATTCCGGAAGGCCGGTGGCGTCGTCCAGGTACATGTGCTTGGCATCGCCGATCTTCTTCCCCTGCGCGTCGTGGACCGGATGGCCCACGACCTGGGGGATCTGCTCGCGCGTGATCATGTCGCCTCCTCGGGCTGCCGGGGCCCTTTCCCGGTCTCACCTCACCGCGTTGCCCCATTCAGACCGACAAAACATATCCACTCATCCCAATGCGGACATTTCAGGTGGAGACGCCCCCGGGAGGAGCCCCGCTCGGCTCAGGACGGGCCCGCCGCGCCGTAGCGGCGCAGCAGCGGCGACAGCACCAGCACCGAGCGGGTCCGGCTGACGAACGGCTCCCCGGCGATCCGCTCCAGCACCTGCTCGAAGTGGCGGACGTCGGCGGCGAAGACCTGCACGACCGCGTCCGCGTCACCGGTCACGGTCGACGCGGACGCCACCTCCGGATAGTGCGCGAGCCCCCGCCGGATGTCCGCGGGCGACGTGTTGTGCCGGCAGTACAGCTCCACCAGCGCCTCGGTCTGCCAGCCGAGCGCCGCGGGGTCCACCCGTACGGTGAACCCCGTGATCGCGCCGGCCGCCAGCAGCCGGTCCACCCGGCGCTTCACCGCGGGCGCGGACAGGCCCACCTCGGCCCCGATGTCCGCGTACGAGCGCCGCGCGTCCGCGGCCAGGGCGTGCACGATCCGTCCGTCGATCTCATTGAGCGCCACAGCGGGAGTCTCGCACGGGCCGCGGGTCCGGCCCCGACCCGCCGCCGGGGCGGCTACGACCAGCTCGCGTACAGCGGCTTGCCCTCGGCGTAGCCCGCGGCGCTCTGCACCCCGACCACCGCGCGCTCCGCGTACTGGGCCAGCGAGGACGCGCCCGCGTACGTGCAGGAGCTGCGCACGCCGGCCACGATCGAGTCGATCAGGTCCTCCACGCCGGGCCTGGCGGGGTCGAGGAACATCCGGGAGGTGGAGATCCCCTCCTCGAACAGCGCCTTGCGCGCCCGGTCGTACGCCGACTCCTCACTGGTGCGGTTGCGCACCGCGCGGGCGGAGGCCATGCCGAAGGACTCCTTGTACAGCCGGCCGTCGGCCGACTGCTGGAGGTCGCCCGGTGACTCGTGCGTCCCGGCGAACCAGGAGCCGATCATGACGTTCGAGGCGCCGGCCGCGAGCGCCATGGCGACGTCGCGCGGGTGGCGGACCCCGCCGTCGGCCCACACGTGCCGGCCCAGCCGCCGCGCCTCGGCCGCGCACTCCAGCACCGCCGAGAACTGCGGCCGCCCCACCCCGGTCATCATGCGGGTGGTGCACATGGCACCCGGTCCGACCCCGACCTTGACGATGTCCGCCCCGGCCTCGACCAGGTCGCGCACACCGTCGGCGGCGACCACGTTGCCGGCCACGACCGGCACCGCCGGGTCGAGCGCGCGGACCGCGCGCACCGCGGCGAGCATCGACTCCTGGTGGCCGTGCGCGGTGTCGACGACGAGGGTGTCAACGCCCGCGTCCAGGAGCTGCTTCGCCTTGCCCGCCACGTCGCCGTTGATGCCGACGGCCGCGGCGATCCGCAACCGCCCGCCGGCGTCCACGGCCGGGGCGTACAGCGTGGCGCGCAGCGCGCCGGTACGGGTGAGGATGCCGACCAGCCGGCCGTCCGCGTCGACGGCGGGGGCGAGCCGGCGGTGGGCGCCGTCCAACCGGTTGAAGGCGTCCCGGGGGTCGATGTCCGCGTCGAGCACCAGCAGGTCGCGGGACATCACCTCGGACAACTGGGTGAAGCGGTCCACGCCGGTCAGGTCGGACTCGGTGACCACGCCGACCGGCCGGCCGTCCTCCACCACCACGCCGGCGCCGTGCGCGCGCTTGGGCAGCAGGGACAGGGCGTCCGCGACGGTCTGCGAGGACGCCAGCGTGATCGGGGTGTCCAGCACCAGGTGGCGCCGCTTGACCCAGCCGATGACCTCGGTGACCACGTCGATCGGGATGTCCTGCGGGATGACGGTCAGGCCGCCGCGGCGGGCGACGGTCTCCGCCATCCGGCGGCCGGCGATCGCGGTCATGTTCGCGACGACCAGGGGGATGGTGGTGCCGGAGCCGTCGGGCGAGCGCAGGTCCACCGCCTGCCGCGAGCCCACGGCGCTGCGGCCGGGCACCATGAAGACGTCGTCGTACGTCAGGTCGTACGGGGGCTGGACATCGTTGAGGAAACGCATACCGACTCTCTCACCTGCGGTTTTACGGGGGGGCTGGCGGGGAGTCAGCGCGGGTCGGACCCGGGTCCGGCCGCGGCTCCTCGTGCCATCCTCCCCGAAGTCCGCTGGTCACGGCGCCTCACGGCGGGCTCTTCGTCGAATCGGCGTACCCCGGCCCGCCCCCGGTTCGTATGATCCTCCAAGCGTCGCGCCCGCCACCCCCGCGACCCCGCTCTCCCCGTCGCGCCCGCCGTGCCGGACACCGACCCGCCGGGGACCGAAGGACGGCCCTCAGGAGCCGCCGCCGCGCCGGACCGCCCAGACCACCAGCGCGACGACCGCGACGAGGATCAGCACCACCAGGAACGGCGTCGGCAGGCTCCCCGAACCGCCGCTGCCGTAGCTGTGGTGATGGGTGATGTGGCTGTGCACGCGCGTCAGTCCCCCGAGTTTCATGGCCATGATCGTAGGGGCGGCCGCGCGCCGGAACGGTTCCGTCCGCGTCACAGGCGTGCCACAGGGAGGGGCGGGCGGGGGCGCCCCTCCCGGGGACACAGCGTGGCAAATAGCCCTTATCGGGCATTCCACGACATCCTGTGGCAGCATCGGCGCATGCTCGTGCTCGATCTGACCGGCGTCGGCGACCGGCAGGAGTTCATGGACCGGGTCTCCGCGGACCTGCGGCTGCCCGACTGGTTCGGGCGGAACTGGGACGCGCTCGCGGACTGCCTGACGGACCTGTCCTGGTGGCCGGTGGAGCCCGGCGGCCGCCGCCTCCACGTCCGCAACTGGCAGGGGTTCGCGGCGCGGCTCCCGCGGGACTGGCGGATCGTCAAGGACATCCTGCGCGACGCCGAGCTGTTCTGGCGCCACACCGACAGCGAACTCTCGGTCACCGTCGAGGACGACGTGCCCTGAGCCGCCCGGCGACGCATACGGAGACCGTCGGTCCGCCGGACCCGGGACCGCGGACCGGGACCGCGGACCCCGCACCTCCGGACCCGGCCGGCCCGGGGCGG encodes:
- a CDS encoding NAD-dependent epimerase/dehydratase family protein, whose translation is MRILVTGATGQVGRRFVPRLMQRAGRGDDTVRVLVRDEARAEPFTRLGAEAVVGELRDGADVRRAVEGVDAVVNVAASFRGVPDEEVWAVNRDAALDLGRAAVEAGARRFVQVSTNRVYGAGRGRPALEDDGPLAGNSRLPGTAYPDSKWAAETGLLALDGLDLRIGRLAFVYGEGDPHLDNALPWAKAWPGHQRLQMVHHADVGQALLRLLYVPGLAGRIYNIADDAPVTSVDLLWLGGVEPSPEAADRVVTDPWDGVVSTARIRDELGFRPIYPSVWTARDAGAL
- a CDS encoding DUF5995 family protein, encoding MTTTAQWSAPGDVADVVGRMRALAVRLPPADGVAVFNRVYLAVTEEFARRLGRGRFSDGPEAAELAVLFAGRYLAAVEGAGGPEAEAGTGAGTGVGTGSGSGAGTGVGTGTETWAGTGDVTGGAADGSGGAPACWRPLLRARADPDVRPLQFALAGITAHVGHDLALAVVDTCRATGRSPAAVAPDYAEVGAVLTAIEVRVREELMPGPDLLERFDPLTHAVASWSLARARDGAWATARLLWALRDRGEAYADCAHGLDASVGAMACALLAPFPVGADRLARRPALGVSHPDPAARAAQAAPPLPVLPILPILPVPGSQWSQSSGSSTGAISS
- a CDS encoding flavin monoamine oxidase family protein, whose amino-acid sequence is MTSVPTAIHDEGHARAQAEPPVTMFGPDFPFAYDDFLAHPAGLGSVPPTAHGTEVAVIGGGLSGLVTAYELMRMGLRPVLYEAGEIGGRLRTVAFDGFGAVGEPGALTAEMGAMRFPPSSTALRHYIDLVGLATRPFPNPLAPCTPSTVVDLKGRSHYATSVDDLPEVYHQVMRAWNACLEEGADFSAMQQALRARDVPRIREIWSGLVERLDNQTFYGFLCAAPQFASFRHREIFGQVGFGTGGWDTDFPNSILEILRVVYTGADDDHHSIVGGSRQLPLRLWEREPDKLLHWPRGTSLRSLHGGVPRPAVTGLHRTAGNRITVTDATGDIRSYRAAVFTAQSWMLLSKISCDESLFPIDHWTAIERTHYMESSKLFVPVDRPFWLDQDPRTGRDTMSMTLTDRMTRGTYLLDDGPDRPAVICLSYTWCDDSSKWLPLSAHERMEVMLKSLGEIYPGVDIRKHVIGNPVTVSWEDEPYFMGAFKANLPGHYRYQRRLFTHFVQDLLPADQRGIFLAGDDVSWTAGWAEGAVQTALNAVWGVMHHLGGATDPLNPGPGDRYDEIAPVLLPED
- a CDS encoding carbon-nitrogen hydrolase family protein, with amino-acid sequence MEALRTGLLQGPRGLPASTRESLAALEQAAAEAAARGARLLVTDEMFLTGYALGDAVAEVAEPAGGPAARHIAGIAARHAVAIVHGYPELDGDRVHNAARLTGPDGSVLADYRKTHLFGDYERSVFTPGDRPLVQATLDGVRIGLLICYDVEFPEAVRAHALAGTELLVVPTALMRPYEFVPETLLPVRAFENGMYIAYVNRCGPEGDYDFVGGSCLAGPDGVVRARAGAGPELLVADVDLDLLRTTREQNPYLTDRRPELYGSLAARRTAR
- a CDS encoding DUF2382 domain-containing protein → MITREQIPQVVGHPVHDAQGKKIGDAKHMYLDDATGLPEWVTVKTGFFGNNETFVPTRAAKIVQDHVEVPYEKDKVKGAPNVDVDSGGHLSAEEERHLYRYYGLETRGDSGSPEAGTKSGTGEKAAAAGGAAGAAGAAGAAGRGRHARRDRADMADSGTASGKATDPEMSGSEAGTGTAAYAAGRTGAAERIGSADARAADSEEAMTRSEEEMHVRVERQATGKARLHKYVDVEEVEETVPIVHEEVRLERTPIAEADRGARAGDITESERVVTLHEDKPVVETEVVAKERVRMRVEEHTEQRRVHGRVRKERIETEMTGEPGTERSAKSTDEEGSV
- a CDS encoding Lrp/AsnC family transcriptional regulator encodes the protein MALNEIDGRIVHALAADARRSYADIGAEVGLSAPAVKRRVDRLLAAGAITGFTVRVDPAALGWQTEALVELYCRHNTSPADIRRGLAHYPEVASASTVTGDADAVVQVFAADVRHFEQVLERIAGEPFVSRTRSVLVLSPLLRRYGAAGPS
- a CDS encoding GuaB1 family IMP dehydrogenase-related protein, whose protein sequence is MRFLNDVQPPYDLTYDDVFMVPGRSAVGSRQAVDLRSPDGSGTTIPLVVANMTAIAGRRMAETVARRGGLTVIPQDIPIDVVTEVIGWVKRRHLVLDTPITLASSQTVADALSLLPKRAHGAGVVVEDGRPVGVVTESDLTGVDRFTQLSEVMSRDLLVLDADIDPRDAFNRLDGAHRRLAPAVDADGRLVGILTRTGALRATLYAPAVDAGGRLRIAAAVGINGDVAGKAKQLLDAGVDTLVVDTAHGHQESMLAAVRAVRALDPAVPVVAGNVVAADGVRDLVEAGADIVKVGVGPGAMCTTRMMTGVGRPQFSAVLECAAEARRLGRHVWADGGVRHPRDVAMALAAGASNVMIGSWFAGTHESPGDLQQSADGRLYKESFGMASARAVRNRTSEESAYDRARKALFEEGISTSRMFLDPARPGVEDLIDSIVAGVRSSCTYAGASSLAQYAERAVVGVQSAAGYAEGKPLYASWS
- a CDS encoding barstar family protein; this encodes MLVLDLTGVGDRQEFMDRVSADLRLPDWFGRNWDALADCLTDLSWWPVEPGGRRLHVRNWQGFAARLPRDWRIVKDILRDAELFWRHTDSELSVTVEDDVP